In Tachysurus vachellii isolate PV-2020 chromosome 24, HZAU_Pvac_v1, whole genome shotgun sequence, the sequence CAAGCGGATGGCCATCTTTCTGGAACCGGTTACAGATGTGGTGGAGGTGCTGCGCTATTTACTCGGGTGGGTGAATAATGAGTTTTTAGTAAAGTGAACAGACTCATGAATGACATGCTAAAgttttttgtggtgtgtgtgtgtgtaggtggagaATGCCTTTGTGTTCTCTCTTCTTCTGCATCCTACTGAACGTCCTCTTCATCACACTGAGTGAAGGTGAGACATAAGTAATAATTCGGTAGCCACGCCTTCTTTCTTGTGACTGACAGACGCTGAAACAGCACCTTTACTAGGATTGACAGATACATAAAATACTGGAAGGATATAAAAATATGGCttcttgtcttgttttattcTTCGCAGTGGTCTGGTTCTCTGTGCTCCTGATGGCAGTCTCTGTCCCTGCTGTGCTTGGTTACCTTGGTGACCGTTGCCAGCACGATGGCAGTGACACATCTGTGGAGAAAAAGAGTCACTACGCAGTGCAGCGCAGAGAGCTTCAGACCGTCCACATGAGTCGCCAGGAAGCAATGATGGAGGTTAAAGGCCTGTAAGTAGCCATCCTAGTGAGATCAGGAAGTTAGAACAGGTCTAGTGTTAAGCAGAAAGGTGAAGatgtcacgtgtgtgtgtgtgtgtgtgtgtgtgtgtgtgtgtgtgtgtgtgtgtgtttgggtttcaGATTAAAGAGGCTGGATGAGTTCCTGACCCAGGCATGTGTATACACAGAGTCTGTGTATAAGGTCTTGTACTGGGAGAGTCATGTAGCCTCTTCtgtgtgagtaacacacactgccTCACACCTGCTGGGTGATTCTGTGTACATGAGGGGCAAAAAGGGCAGCTGCTCTGTTTCTGTGGCTCTGTGCAGGTTTTACGGCTTCCTCCTGAtgactgtgtgtttgctgtACATGGCTCCTGTAGGCTGGAGTCTGTCTCTCATCAACAGCATCCTCTTCATCTGGAACAAAGACTTTTGCAGGGGtcagtctgaacacacacacacgcacagacacacacgcacacacacacgcacacacacacacttttacagtataaaattggagtgagtgtagtaTTAAATGATCATGTTCGTTtatgctgactgtgtgtgtgtgtgtgtgtgtgtgtgtacacgtgtgtgtagttgtgtggcAGCTTAAGGACTTGTTCCGTTCATCTCCAGTCCAGCCTGCAGAAGGAGAGTCAGAAAAGAGCAACCCAGACCCGAGCCACCTGTTAGACCGAACTCCTACTCCCACCAGCCTggaggtgagagagggagagggggaaagggagagagacacagagggagcgagagagacacagagagagggagagagacacagagagagggagagagacacagagagagggagagagagaaagagagacagagtgagagagagagagagagagagttgttatCTTAAAGCAAAAACTACTTGTTATTGCATCGTAAACTATAAAATAGCCAATCAGGTACCAGTATGCAAATACAGCCCAGAAAACAGTAGTATAGCAggaaaagggggcggggcttgtgaGTGTAGAAGGAGTACACAGAGAAGTGTTATTGTGTCTCTGTGCAGGATCTTTCACCAGGAAGTGTGGAGGAGGCTGAGGAGGCGGAGCCTGATGATGAGTTTAGAGACCCAATAGAGGTAGAGTAACTTCTCTATCttattcctccctctctctctctctatctccccccctctctctctatctctctctgtctctctctctctctctccctctcttccccctctctcccgCTATCTctatctttccctctctctctctctctctctctctctctctctttatctctctctctctctctctctctctctctctctctctctctctctctctctctctctctctctctctctctccctctgcttctGTATCACCTCTAATCTAAACCGCTCTGTCTGACTTGCTCTGTCTGTGCTGCGTAAGGAGAACCAGCTGGTCCTGCAGGTGAGTGGCTCCCTCTAGAGCGGCAAAGGTGGAATTacagagtgaatgtgtgtgtggttatggaTGACCAGTTACACAAGGAACTAGAATAGgataggtgtgtgagtgtgtgtgagtgtgagtgtgtgtgtgtgagtgtgtgtgagtgtgtgtgagtgtgtgtgagtgtgtgtgagtgtgtgtgtgtgtgtgagtgtgtgtgtgtgtgtgtgtgagtgtgtgttggagtagctCACCTTTTTACTTTGCCCTTAAAGGAATCCCAGCTGGCTTTTATGGTAAGTAGCTGCTCTGAATTGAGTCACTTCTTCTGAGGAAAGGAAGTCCTGGATAGTTGCATGAAgcacatgctgtgtgtgtgtgtgtgtgtgtgtgtgtgtgtgtgtttgcttgtttgttgcATGTGAATGCTGTCATGCACATAAGCATGTGTACACAGAATGGAACAGATACCTGCAATGaaaagtgcttgtgtgtgtgtgtgtgtgtgtgtgtgtgtgtgaagatttttaatgtattttttatttatactttaataTACAACATTTCAAACCACTCTGGTTGTCCCCTGTTAAGAGGGTGGAGTTTATCCCTGTGTAACCTCCCCCTTTTTGGCTGTAGGTGTGGCCTGCAGTCTCTGGGCTGACCAAAGCCCTGTGGAGACGAATAATTCATAAGGTGCCTCGCTCACTCGGTCGCCCTGGGTCTTCTAACCCCGCCTCTTTAAAAAGATTTCTCTCTTTATTGGCTGGTACTCACAGTGATGTCACTCTAGCACTCTGATTGGTTCCTTCTTGTCAGGTGTAATTACCAGAACTCAGATGGGTTACGTTGAGAAAATGATCGGGTTTTAACAACAGACTCCGGAATCACTGCGTTGATCTAAcgtctctctgacacacacacacatacacacacgcacacacacacacacacacactcttaactcCTCTCCTGATTTCTCAGTCAGCAAGAGAAACCTGCACACTGTTTGTCTGAGGCTGTGAGTCAGCGTGTGACTAATGATGTGCTCGTACACCTCTGCTGCTCATGTCAGTCATTTCCTAGTTCCCTTGAATCATCTTCCTCCTCTATAAAGACAGCGTGCAGGTTTCTCTTTCTCCGGACTAACTGACTGACTCCTAACCCGACTCGGTTCCTGTGTGGAGATCTGCGCTGGATGTGGGTGTGGTAACGACTCTGCATTGTGGTGGGTGAAAGCGTGCGAGTGATGTGACGTCCTCCAGAACATAAGACACGATGTGTGTTACACACCTGTCAGTGCTGCGTGTAGGTGTAATTATTCTGTGTAGTTTGGTCCTGTAACACTCACTGCTGAACTACAGGGGGCGCTGGAGTGCTGCTTTAGTGACAGTGCAGCAACGATGatacaataaataatactaGGGGGCGTGTCTTATATTCTGGAGTGTCTTATAGTCCAGAAAATATGgtaaatttctctctctctctctctctctctctctctctctctctctctctctctctctgtttgctgTAGGATGAGGATGACAATGCAGTGGGCGGAGCTGATTACGACTCCGTGTCTGATAACGGTTTGTTGAGCAGAAACGAGCCGATACGCAGCCGTGTGTCCAAACTCACAGAGAAACTCCGCAAGCGTGTGCCCACTAACCCCACAGGTCAGAGCCTCGCTCACTTCTTCACTCCCtcttttattcactcactcgctcatttgTTCTCTCAGACATTCATGGTTTTggtcactcactccctcactcactcactcactcactcactcactcactcactcattcactccctcactcactcactcactcactcattcactcactcactcactcactcattcactccctcactcactcattcactccctcactcactccctcactcactcactccctcactccctcactcactcactcactcattcactcactccctcactcactcactcactcattcactcactcactcactcactcattcactccctcactcactcattcactccctcactcactccctcactcactcactccctcactccctcactcactcactcactcactcactcactcactcactcactcactcactcattcactcactcactcactcactcactctctcacccaaCAATTCACCAACCCCCATTTACTCTGATTTATACCTTCCTTTATTTAatgactcactcacttatttaatCGGCACCATATTCTCTCATTCCATCTACTCTTTTTCATTTAATCCCTCGCTCCCTCATTCCCTTGTTCTCACACATGTACTCCCtgttaaatctctctctctctctctctctctctctctctctcaggtaacTGTTCCAGCTGTTCCGCAGCGTTCTCCGTGTTAAAGAAGAGGGTACGTACGTCTTCAGCACTAAGACCTAAGTGTAGCAGTAGTGTTGATGACGTGCCACTgatgacggtgtgtgtgtttgttggttgtGTGTTACAGCGTTCCTGCTCTAACTGCGGTCTGAGTCTGTGTTCTCGCTGCTGTTCCTACAAAGTGCTCAAGTCCAGTATGGGAGCTACAGGTCAGTGCTGGgactcacacatacatcacTGCAGCCGCATCAGGACTGTTACAGGAGCTCTAGTGACTGTCTTTATGAGTGTTATAAcatgtcactctctctctctcactctctctctctctctctcactctctctctctctctctctctctctctctctctctctctctctctctctcactctctctctctctctcactctctctctctctcactctctctctctcactctctctctcactctctctctctctctctctctctctctctcactctctctctctctctctctctctctctctctcgcactctctctctctctcactctctctctctcactctctctctcactctctctctctcactctctctctctctctctctctctctctctctctctctcactctcacactctctctctctctcactctctctctctctctcactctctctctctctctctctctctctctctctctctctctctctctctctctctctctctctctctctctcgcactctctctctctcgctctctctcgcactctctctcactctctcgcactctctctcactctcgctctctctcgcactctctctctctctcgctctctctcgcactctctctctctctctctcactctctctctctctcgctctctctctcactctctctctctcactctctctctctcactctctctctctcactctctctctctcactctctctctcactctcgctctctctctctcactctctctctcactctctctctcactctctctctctctctcactctctctctcactctctctctctcgcactctctctctctctctctctctcgctctctctcacactctctctcactctctcgctctctctcgcactctctctctctctctctcttgctctctctcttgctctctctcttgctctctctctctctctctctctctcactctctctctctctctctttctctctcgcactctctctctctctctcgcactctctctctcgcactctctctcgctctctctctctctctcactctctcgctctctctcactctct encodes:
- the zfyve27 gene encoding protrudin isoform X2; its protein translation is MQASSQEAPPATGERTEPSRMSSKDTSSLDSTSDLVSPRTVTFDLFSMVVSYKRMAIFLEPVTDVVEVLRYLLGWRMPLCSLFFCILLNVLFITLSEVVWFSVLLMAVSVPAVLGYLGDRCQHDGSDTSVEKKSHYAVQRRELQTVHMSRQEAMMEVKGLLKRLDEFLTQACVYTESVYKVLYWESHVASSVFYGFLLMTVCLLYMAPVGWSLSLINSILFIWNKDFCRVVWQLKDLFRSSPVQPAEGESEKSNPDPSHLLDRTPTPTSLEDLSPGSVEEAEEAEPDDEFRDPIEESQLAFMDEDDNAVGGADYDSVSDNGLLSRNEPIRSRVSKLTEKLRKRVPTNPTGNCSSCSAAFSVLKKRRSCSNCGLSLCSRCCSYKVLKSSMGATAPEAQRETVFVCSQCNMLLSTK
- the zfyve27 gene encoding protrudin isoform X3 gives rise to the protein MQASSQEAPPATGERTEPSRMSSKDTSSLDSTSDLVSPRTVTFDLFSMVVSYKRMAIFLEPVTDVVEVLRYLLGWRMPLCSLFFCILLNVLFITLSEVVWFSVLLMAVSVPAVLGYLGDRCQHDGSDTSVEKKSHYAVQRRELQTVHMSRQEAMMEVKGLLKRLDEFLTQACVYTESVYKVLYWESHVASSVFYGFLLMTVCLLYMAPVGWSLSLINSILFIWNKDFCRVVWQLKDLFRSSPVQPAEGESEKSNPDPSHLLDRTPTPTSLEDLSPGSVEEAEEAEPDDEFRDPIEDEDDNAVGGADYDSVSDNGLLSRNEPIRSRVSKLTEKLRKRVPTNPTGNCSSCSAAFSVLKKRRSCSNCGLSLCSRCCSYKVLKSSMGATAPEAQRETVFVCSQCNMLLSTK
- the zfyve27 gene encoding protrudin isoform X1, whose amino-acid sequence is MQASSQEAPPATGERTEPSRMSSKDTSSLDSTSDLVSPRTVTFDLFSMVVSYKRMAIFLEPVTDVVEVLRYLLGWRMPLCSLFFCILLNVLFITLSEVVWFSVLLMAVSVPAVLGYLGDRCQHDGSDTSVEKKSHYAVQRRELQTVHMSRQEAMMEVKGLLKRLDEFLTQACVYTESVYKVLYWESHVASSVFYGFLLMTVCLLYMAPVGWSLSLINSILFIWNKDFCRVVWQLKDLFRSSPVQPAEGESEKSNPDPSHLLDRTPTPTSLEDLSPGSVEEAEEAEPDDEFRDPIEVWPAVSGLTKALWRRIIHKDEDDNAVGGADYDSVSDNGLLSRNEPIRSRVSKLTEKLRKRVPTNPTGNCSSCSAAFSVLKKRRSCSNCGLSLCSRCCSYKVLKSSMGATAPEAQRETVFVCSQCNMLLSTK